Proteins encoded by one window of Papio anubis isolate 15944 chromosome 7, Panubis1.0, whole genome shotgun sequence:
- the LOC116275889 gene encoding uncharacterized protein LOC116275889 isoform X6, which translates to MAGARAGGWLRGGGVRERAKPGVSGPGEGKRPVVSCSHPEPSATILGETRISRPRRKTGGLAGRAEYPGRQRAPPGRARAPGRDAGTWGGAKTRGRAPRSAPPSLAGSASPPACRRRRRTGRWEEEVARGPSESHQGRSPSCDWTERVCFSQKNNFVSTK; encoded by the exons ATGGCGGGCGCCCGGGCTGGCGGATGGCTACGCGGCGGAGGGGTGCGCGAGCGAGCGAAGCCTGGTGTGTCGGGTCCTGGCGAAGGGAAAAGGCCTGTCGTCTCCTGTAGTCACCCCGAGCCCAGCGCCACCATCTTGGGAGAAACACGGATCTCGCGGCCGCGGCGCAAGACGGGAGGACTGGCTGGGCGGGCCGAGTATCCCGGCAGGCAGCGCGCGCCGCCCGGCCGGGCGAGGGCTCCAGGCCGGGACGCGGGGACGTGGGGCGGGGCCAAGACGCGCGGGAGGGCGCCGCGCTCCGCCCCTCCTTCCCTCGCCGGCTCCGCCTCCCCCCCCGCTTGCCGTCGCCGCCGGCGCACGGGCCGTTGGGAAGAGGAGGTGGCCCGCGGCCCCTCGGAGTCCCACCAGGGTCGGTCGCCATCTTGCGACTGGACAGAAAGG gtgtgtttttcccagaaaaacaacTTTGTATCTACTAAGTGA